From Hymenobacter sedentarius, a single genomic window includes:
- the dapA gene encoding 4-hydroxy-tetrahydrodipicolinate synthase has protein sequence MNNSGTRLPAFHGTGVALVTPFTDDFKVDYVGWRHLLDFCIDGGVEYLVVNGTTGESPTTTAEEKAELLRVAKAHVAGRVPLVYGIGSNDTAVAEELLLSTDFDGIAAVLSASPAYNKPTQAGLVAHYHRLAEASPVPIILYNVPGRTASNISAETTLRLAQHPNIMGIKEASGNMEQCLAIAAHKPEGFLLLSGDDVLTPALIACGAEGIISVMANAFPKRFADMTRAALAGDFTKARTGLFHLLPLNPLMYEESNPVGVKAALEALGVCGAAVRLPLLEATPGLKERIRKAL, from the coding sequence ATGAACAACTCTGGCACCCGTCTTCCGGCATTTCACGGCACGGGCGTGGCCTTGGTCACCCCGTTTACCGACGATTTTAAGGTGGACTATGTCGGCTGGCGCCACTTGCTCGATTTCTGCATCGACGGCGGCGTGGAATACCTCGTGGTGAATGGCACCACCGGCGAATCGCCGACCACCACGGCCGAGGAAAAAGCCGAGCTGCTGCGCGTGGCCAAGGCCCACGTGGCCGGCCGGGTGCCGCTGGTGTACGGCATCGGCAGCAACGACACGGCCGTGGCCGAAGAACTCCTGCTCAGCACCGACTTCGACGGCATTGCGGCCGTGCTATCGGCTAGCCCGGCTTACAATAAGCCCACCCAGGCCGGCCTGGTGGCCCACTACCACCGCCTGGCCGAGGCCAGCCCCGTGCCCATTATTCTTTACAACGTGCCCGGCCGCACGGCCTCCAACATCTCCGCCGAAACCACCCTGCGCCTGGCCCAGCACCCCAACATCATGGGCATCAAGGAAGCCAGCGGCAACATGGAGCAGTGCCTGGCCATTGCCGCCCACAAGCCGGAAGGTTTTCTGCTGCTCTCGGGCGATGACGTGCTCACGCCCGCCCTAATTGCCTGCGGCGCCGAAGGCATCATCTCGGTGATGGCCAACGCCTTCCCCAAGCGCTTCGCCGACATGACCCGGGCGGCCCTGGCCGGCGACTTTACCAAAGCGCGCACGGGCCTGTTCCACCTGCTGCCCCTCAACCCCCTCATGTATGAAGAAAGCAACCCCGTGGGCGTGAAAGCTGCCCTGGAAGCGCTGGGCGTATGCGGAGCCGCCGTGCGCCTGCCGCTCCTGGAGGCCACCCCCGGGCTCAAAGAGCGAATTAGAAAAGCGCTTTAG
- a CDS encoding polysaccharide deacetylase family protein has product MAALAVAACESKTATTGESATSSATVEAATIDPAVAGTSGTRATSTDEANATPAPAPTSIPASKAGDAAAILARPQVPILCYHQIRDWTARDSKNAKDYITPIATFKGHIKMLADSGYHTISPDQLYAYMTTGAKLPSKPIMLTFDDTDLDQFTIARPELDKYGFKAMYFVMTVSLGRPHYMTKAMVKQLSDEGNIIGSHTWDHHNVKKYQGKDWETQIDKPTKTLEEITGKKINYFAYPFGLWNEQAFPELKKRGFVAAFSLAEKRDQNDPLFTIRRIIASGYWTPRTLHNSIVQSF; this is encoded by the coding sequence TTGGCTGCCCTTGCGGTGGCCGCCTGCGAGTCCAAAACCGCCACCACGGGCGAGTCCGCCACTAGTTCTGCCACGGTGGAGGCCGCAACTATCGACCCGGCCGTGGCCGGCACGTCCGGTACCCGCGCCACTTCTACCGACGAGGCCAACGCCACGCCCGCGCCGGCCCCCACCAGCATTCCGGCCAGCAAAGCCGGCGATGCGGCTGCCATTCTGGCCCGGCCGCAGGTGCCCATCCTGTGCTACCACCAGATTCGGGACTGGACGGCCCGCGACTCCAAAAACGCGAAGGACTACATCACGCCCATTGCCACGTTCAAGGGCCACATCAAGATGCTGGCCGACTCGGGCTACCACACCATCTCGCCCGACCAACTCTACGCCTACATGACCACCGGGGCCAAGTTGCCGAGCAAGCCCATCATGCTCACCTTCGACGACACCGACCTCGACCAGTTCACCATTGCCCGCCCCGAGCTCGACAAGTACGGCTTCAAGGCCATGTATTTCGTGATGACCGTGAGCCTGGGCCGCCCCCACTACATGACCAAGGCCATGGTGAAGCAGCTTTCCGACGAAGGCAACATCATCGGCTCGCACACCTGGGACCACCACAACGTGAAGAAATACCAGGGCAAGGACTGGGAAACCCAAATCGACAAGCCCACCAAAACCCTGGAGGAAATCACCGGCAAGAAAATCAACTACTTCGCCTATCCCTTCGGCCTCTGGAACGAGCAGGCCTTCCCCGAGCTGAAGAAGCGCGGCTTTGTGGCGGCCTTCTCCCTGGCCGAAAAGCGCGACCAGAACGACCCGCTCTTCACCATTCGCCGCATCATCGCCAGCGGCTACTGGACGCCCCGCACGCTGCACAACAGCATCGTGCAGTCGTTCTAA